The genomic segment CCTCCACGAGCTTGCCGTCCTTGTAGACGTGATGGCATGCGGCGCAATCTTCGATCGCCGCCTTCTCGTTGTGGGTGTCATGATCGAAGGCGCTGACGGGTCGTTCCAAGGTTCCGAAGGCCTCGACCTTCAGAACCGTGTCCTCCTGGGAAAAAGCCGGAACGCTGCACAGCGTGACGCAGAGCGCGACGAAGCAATAGATGGCGTATCTGTATAGTTTATGTCTCATCACTCACCCCTAGACAGCATTTGGTTTTTCCATGCAATCGTAGATAATCTCACCAAGGAACTTGAGCTGCATGTCCAGTTTGTACTTGTGGATAATATCCTCAAGTCCACCGTGACAGTTATGGCACGGGGCAATGCACACCTTGACGCCGGTGGCCTGAAGCTGTTCAGCCTTGACTCTGTTGCTTTCCACGCGGGAGTTCTTGAATGGCGGCCCGCAGTTGATGACACCGCCGCCCGCGGCGCAGCAGTAGTTGTGTTCCCGGTTGGGCGTCATCTCGATGAAGTTGGGGCAAAAGGCCCGCACCACTTCGCGCGCCTTTTCGTGCAGACCTCGGCCGCGCACGACGTTGCACGGATCGTGGAAGGTCACGGGCTCCTCGAACAGCTTGGCGACCTTGATCTTCCCTTCGTTCAGCAGGTCCCAGTAAAACTCCAGGGCGTGCACGACCGGAATGGGGGGCATGCGCCAGCCGAGAACGCGGTTGCCCGTATCGTATACGGAGCGGAAGGCGTGACCGCACTCGCCCATGACGATCTTCTTGACCCGCAGCCTGGCCGCCGTTTCGAAATGCAGGCGCTTCAGGCGTCCCATCATCTCGGAGTCGCCCGTGTACATGGCCATGTCGGAGTTGTCCCAGCCGGGGGTAGCCGGCATGGTCCAGTCCATGCCCGCCTCGTTCATGATGGCCGCGGCCTGGTAGATGAGCTGGGTCCGGAACTTGGGCTCGGGCCCGATGACCGAGTACATGATCTCGGCCCCTTCCTTCTCCAGCGGGATGCGCGCGTTGGGCAGTTCTTCGCGCATCTCGTCCTCCTGCCAGTGCAGGGCGTCGATCCACTCGTCGTCCTTGACCCACATCTGGTTCATGGTCGCAGAATGGGAATGAGCCGTATCCTGGATGTAGAGCGGCGTGATCTCCAGTTTGTGTGAAATGCGGCGCACCAGCGACATCATGTAGGCGATATCGATTCCGAAGGGACAGTACTGCACGCAGCGGCGGCACATGTTGCACTCGGTCTGCGCCACCTGCACGGCCTGCTTCATGAATTCGGTCGAGACCTTGCCCTTCTTGTCGAGCATCTCCCAGATGGTCTGCTTGACCTTGCCCACCGGCGAGAACCGGGGGTCACGGTCGCGGGAGAGGTAGAAATGGCAGGCCTCGGAGCACAGTCCGCAGTGAGCGCACGTCTCGACGTACGCCTTCAGGCGGGACCCGGCCTCATTGTCGAGCACCTGATTGATCGTCTTCTCGATCCTCTCGGGGGTCAGCTTTTCGGCCCCCCTTTCAATACCTTCGTCCTTTATCCAGACGCGTTCTTTCATAGCGTTCTCCTCTTTTTACCAATCCTTGACGTGGCGCACCATGCCGAACTCGGAACCGATGTATGCCCTGGTCAAGGGAGCCAGAAGCATGTGACTCAGACGCGTGAAGGGGATGGCCACGAGCAGGAGCTCGGCGCACAGCATGTGCAGGATGACCATGGTCATGTAGTCGCCCAGCTGATGGTAGGCGAGGACGCCCGTCACGAACGGCGAGGCCACGAGGGCGAGGAGGGCGAAATCCGTCCAGTCGGTGACATATTTGACTTCGGGCCGCACGACCCGGCGCACGCCGAAGAAGATGCAGGCGCCGATCACGGCAAAGGCGATGATGTCGGCCACGGCGTCGGGGATGGTCACCCAGCCGATGCCGAAGCCTTCCTCGATCATGATCTGGTGCGCGGACACGAAGATCAGCAACGCAAAGAAGGCGATGTGAAAGAAGAACGCCACGCCCGTGAAGACGGGGTGCAGCCTCATGTTCACGGTGTTGAACGGGATGGACCAGTTGATGATGGACCTGAGCCCGTACTTGAGGGAAACGTAGTTGAGAAGGACCTGGTCCTTCTGCCTGGCGACGCTCAGGGTCGACCAGATCTTCCAGATCGACCCCAGCGCGAAGATGGTCCACGCCGCCCAGGCCAAGGGGCCGGATACCAGCAAATAAATGTCCTGCATGTCGGGCCTCCTTATCCGATGATTTTTGCGACGGGTTCGACGATTCTCATGTACTTCCCGTCCGCGATGGCGCGAATGAGGACCTTGCTTCCATCCGGACTGAAGGTGGGATCGAAGCACTGGTCGAAGCCCTGGCCGTAGTCCTTGCCGTCCACCGCGATGGTGAACTTGCCCTTCTTCTCGACCCGGGCTGCGACATGCTTGCTGTCGGGGGAGAATACCGGGGCGAAGCACATGTCGTACTGGCCGCCCCAAGGCTTGTCGTCGGCGAAGACCGTCCACTTGCCGTCCTGCTTGCCCAAGGCGGCAAGGCGCTTTCCGTCGGGGCTGAAGGTCATGTCCATGACCATGTCGCCAAAGGTGGTGTTCCAGGGCTTGCCGTCCACGGCCAGGGTCCAGCGGCCGTATTCGGGGCAGACGATGGCGGCCAGCTTGTCGCCGGACGGGCTGAACTGCTGCTGCCAAGTCTGGAAGAACGACGGCTGCCAGATGACCTTGCCGTCCTGGGCCATACCCCATTTGCCGGACAGGCGCACCGGCGCCACCACCGATTTGCTCTTGGGATGGAACAGGGGCTCCCACACCTGGTTGAAGATGGCGTTCCAGGGCTTGCCGTCCACGACGATGGTGTAGTCGAACAGGTTCAGACGCACCTGCGCGGCCACGGACGAATTGTCGGCGCTGAAGCGCGGGCTCCAGGCGTTGACGAAATTGACGTCCCAGGCTTCCCCATCCACGGCCACGGAAAAGATGCCGTCCTTGAACTTGAAGACTTCGGCCTGCCCCAGGGGGATGGTCTGCACCACGGCGGCGGATTTCTTTCCGTCGGCGCTCAGATGAAAATTGTTGGCGTTGGCGTAGAGGTTTTCCCAAGCCACGCCGTCCACGACCATGCCGTACGTCATGGAGTCGGCGACGCAGCAGGCGATGACCGATCCGTCCTTGGAAAACATGGTGTTGAACAGGAAGCCGAAGCTTTCCTCCCACTGTTCGCCGTCGACGCACATGGTCCAGTCGCCCTGGTCGTTGGCCAGACCGGCCAGACGCCCGTCAGGTGAGTACCGCAGATACCAGATACGCTCATACCTGGGTTCCCAGCACGATCCGTTGACGCAGACGCTGAATTCGCCCTCGCCGGTCTTGACGACTGCACCCACCTGCTCGCCGTCCGGGCTGGCCTGGTTTTCCTCCCGCCACTCAACGTCGCAGTCACATTCGGTCAAGTCGGCCACGGTTCTGGAGCCTACGCCCCAATCCCAGGCAGAATAGTCACTCATACACACCCTCCTTACCAACTTGGTTACGCCCAAAACTTGTCACGGTCGCCCGATGATCACGGCAGAAATCCGTCCCGGGTCCCGTCATTTCCTGTTATGAAATTACCCCTCCAGCACTGCTTTACTACCCATTTTTTTTTGTGATCCCGCTATCATGGTAATCAGAGTCTGTAAACACCATTTTCATTTCAGACTCTTTGAGTCTACAACTTTTCGGATTCACCTTGTACGAATATAACGCCACAACAACGCTGAACGAACGAATTCCGACTGGGCATATCAATATTACATGCGATAGCAGCCAACAAACCAGAATTGTTGAACACGACAGTGCGTTCCAGACGAATTGAGCGTCGACGAACACGCGTTGAAATAAAACAACCCGGTCAAGCCGGGTTATTCGGAGGGCGGAAGGGCCGAAAGAAAAAAAGCGGGTTTGGTCCGGCCGCAGGCTGCGGCAGACCGGTCAGAGGGAGTCGGACTTGTCCTCCAGGATATCGACGGGAGGCGCTGAAGGCAGGCCCTTGGGCGTATCGGCGGTGACATCGATGGGCTTCGGCGAAACCACCGCGCCCTTGCTGTCGATCATTGTCCGTTCGTCGAGGATGGCGATCCCCAGACGGTCCATGACCTCGCGCTTGTAGTCGTATTCCATGTTCTTCTTGCGCAGCTTGTAGTTGAGCACCATG from the Desulfomicrobium escambiense DSM 10707 genome contains:
- the tmcA gene encoding acidic tetraheme cytochrome c3 TmcA → MRHKLYRYAIYCFVALCVTLCSVPAFSQEDTVLKVEAFGTLERPVSAFDHDTHNEKAAIEDCAACHHVYKDGKLVEGESSEDQACSECHTLKAQGSQPGLRMAYHRQCKSCHVEKKKGPVACGECHVKK
- the tmcB gene encoding electron transfer complex ferredoxin TmcB, which produces MKERVWIKDEGIERGAEKLTPERIEKTINQVLDNEAGSRLKAYVETCAHCGLCSEACHFYLSRDRDPRFSPVGKVKQTIWEMLDKKGKVSTEFMKQAVQVAQTECNMCRRCVQYCPFGIDIAYMMSLVRRISHKLEITPLYIQDTAHSHSATMNQMWVKDDEWIDALHWQEDEMREELPNARIPLEKEGAEIMYSVIGPEPKFRTQLIYQAAAIMNEAGMDWTMPATPGWDNSDMAMYTGDSEMMGRLKRLHFETAARLRVKKIVMGECGHAFRSVYDTGNRVLGWRMPPIPVVHALEFYWDLLNEGKIKVAKLFEEPVTFHDPCNVVRGRGLHEKAREVVRAFCPNFIEMTPNREHNYCCAAGGGVINCGPPFKNSRVESNRVKAEQLQATGVKVCIAPCHNCHGGLEDIIHKYKLDMQLKFLGEIIYDCMEKPNAV
- the tmcC gene encoding TmcC family electron transfer complex membrane anchor subunit, which produces MQDIYLLVSGPLAWAAWTIFALGSIWKIWSTLSVARQKDQVLLNYVSLKYGLRSIINWSIPFNTVNMRLHPVFTGVAFFFHIAFFALLIFVSAHQIMIEEGFGIGWVTIPDAVADIIAFAVIGACIFFGVRRVVRPEVKYVTDWTDFALLALVASPFVTGVLAYHQLGDYMTMVILHMLCAELLLVAIPFTRLSHMLLAPLTRAYIGSEFGMVRHVKDW
- the tmcD gene encoding electron transfer complex subunit TmcD; this translates as MSDYSAWDWGVGSRTVADLTECDCDVEWREENQASPDGEQVGAVVKTGEGEFSVCVNGSCWEPRYERIWYLRYSPDGRLAGLANDQGDWTMCVDGEQWEESFGFLFNTMFSKDGSVIACCVADSMTYGMVVDGVAWENLYANANNFHLSADGKKSAAVVQTIPLGQAEVFKFKDGIFSVAVDGEAWDVNFVNAWSPRFSADNSSVAAQVRLNLFDYTIVVDGKPWNAIFNQVWEPLFHPKSKSVVAPVRLSGKWGMAQDGKVIWQPSFFQTWQQQFSPSGDKLAAIVCPEYGRWTLAVDGKPWNTTFGDMVMDMTFSPDGKRLAALGKQDGKWTVFADDKPWGGQYDMCFAPVFSPDSKHVAARVEKKGKFTIAVDGKDYGQGFDQCFDPTFSPDGSKVLIRAIADGKYMRIVEPVAKIIG